CTCATTCTGCCTACTTCCATCCATTTAATCCAGCTTCCTGCCGGTTATCCTTTCATATGCCTCTACATACTTCGCCTCTGTCTTCTTTACCACATCTTCAGGCAATTCAGGCGCAGGCGGCTTTTTATCCCATTTGACAGCTTCAAGATAATCCCTTAAGTACTGCTTGTCAAAGCTTTTTTGCGGTCTTCCGGGTTCATACTCATCCATAGCCCAGAACCTTGAATTGTCAGGTGTAAATATTTCATCTGCTATTACAAGCTCTCCATCCAGCATACCGAATTCAAACTTTGTATCCGCCAAAATGAGGCCTTTGCTTTCAGCATGCTTACTTGCCTTATTATATAAGGCAATGCTTATATCTTTAAGCTTGTTGGCCAGCTCACTTCCGATTTTCTTAACCAGCTCGTCAAAACTGATATTTTCGTCATGCCCCTCAAGAGCCTTAGTTGACGGCGTAAATATAGGCTCAGGAAGCCTGTCTCCCTGCTTGAGTCCTTCAGGCAGTTTTATTCCACAGATACTTCCGCTTTTCTGGTAGTCTTTCAGACCTGAGCCCTCAAGATACCCCCTCACTATGCATTCAGCCGGTACCATCTCAAGCTTCTTAACCAGCATTGATCTTCCCTGAAGCTCCTTCTTATACTCCGAAAGTCCCGCGGGATACTGGCTTACATCTGAAGTAATAACGTGATTTCCGATTATATCCTTTGTATAGTCAAACCAAAACTCAGAAATCATGTTAAGTACATTCCCTTTATTAGGGATAAGATTCGAGAAAACAACATCAAATGCAGAAATTCTGTCCGTCACTACAACGAGCAGTTTGTCTTCCAGATCATAAACATTCCTTACCTTGCCTTTTATAAACAAAGGAAGGTTAATAAAGCTTGTGTCGTTGATCAGCATCATTTTCATCCTTTCGTAAATTGTTTTTATATATAATTTATATTACACCTTTTGTGGACATGACTCCTTCTATCCTCTCATCTACCTTTGTCGCCTCATCCAGAGCTCTGCCGAAAGCCTTATAAACAGCTTCTATCATGTGGTGGTTATTGCTACCGTACAATACCTTTATATGCAAGTTTAGTCCGGCATTAAATGCTACTGCTCTAAAAAATTCCTCCACAAGCTCTGTATCCATGTCCCCTACCTTGTCCTGGGTAAATTGCGCATCAAATACGAGAAACGGTCTTCCTCCGAGGTCTATTGAAACCATTGCCAGAGATTCATCCATAGGTACAAAAACAGTCCCATACCTTTTAATGGATTTTTTATCGCCCAAAGCTTCTTTTAGTGCCTGACCCAGTACTATTCCTACATCTTCCACCGTATGGTGCGCATCCACATACAAATCACCGGCAGCTTTGACATTCAAGTCAAAAAGTCCGTGCCTGGCAAACAGGTTCAGCATATGATCGAGGAAACCTACACCTGTTCCGATATCAGTCTTTCCACGGCCGTCAATATTAAGCGATAATACAATATCAGTTTCTCCTGTTTTTCGTCCAACCTCAGCAATTCTGCCCATAGCAACCTCCTGTATTGCGCTTTGCAGCTTTTTGTCCGCTTTAATTATACCAGACATATCCTGCACAATTCTACAAATTTATTTGATTATTTCCTTTAAAGCTTCTACCACCTTATTCATATCTTCATCAGTTCCTATACTCACTCTTAAGAAATTATCTATTCTGGGTTTTTTAAAATGTCTCACTAGTATTCCCTTATCCCTTAGTTCCTTGAAAATAACACCAGCATGTATCTCAGGATGACTGATGAAAATAAAATTTGCCTTTGAATCCGTTACTCTGAATCCTATAGAATTAAGTTCTTTAGAAACCCTTTCCCTGGTGTTTACTATTTTGGATACCGTCTTCCTGAAATACTCCTCATCCCTGAAGGCCTCAGTTGCTGCGATCAGTGCTATGCGGTCCAGAGTATAGGAATTGAATGAGTTCTTTATCCGGTCAAGGGCTTCTATCAGGTCTCTGTGTCCTAATGCAAATCCTATACGGAGTCCTGCAAGAGAACGTGATTTTGACAGTGTCTGTACGACCAGCAGGTTAGGATATTCATCAATCATACTTACTGCTGACTGCCCTCCGAAGTCGATATATGCTTCATCTATAATGACTACCCTGTCAGTATTTCTATTCAGTATATTCTTTATGGATGATATGTCCATACACTGTGCCGTAGGGGATTTGGGGTTGGATATTATTATGCCGCCGTTATCCTGGAAGAATTTATCTTCCGGAATACTAAAGTCCTCATCCAACTCCACGGTTTTATAATCTATATTGAACAAGTCCGAATACACAGGATAAAAAGTATATGTAATATCCGGAAAAAGTATGGGCTTGCCTGGGTTAAAAAACGCCATATATGCAAATGCTAGCACTTCATCGGAGCCATTGCCTACAAAAACCTGCTCTTTCTTCAGCTTATGATACTCCGCTATTGTTTCGCGCAGCCCGTTGCAATCCGGATCAGGATACAGGCGCAGACTTTCATCCGCAGCTCTCTTTATACTTTCGATGACTTTTGGTGACGGCGGATAAGGATTTTCGTTCGTATTAAGCTTGATATATTTTTTATCCTTTGGCTGTTCCCCGGGAACATATGGTTCTATACGCTTTACAAGCTCACTCCAGTATTTACTCATAGGTATATCACCTCTCAAATTCACTGATTTTCTCAATATATTTTAAC
The DNA window shown above is from Clostridia bacterium and carries:
- a CDS encoding phosphoribosylaminoimidazolesuccinocarboxamide synthase, which encodes MLINDTSFINLPLFIKGKVRNVYDLEDKLLVVVTDRISAFDVVFSNLIPNKGNVLNMISEFWFDYTKDIIGNHVITSDVSQYPAGLSEYKKELQGRSMLVKKLEMVPAECIVRGYLEGSGLKDYQKSGSICGIKLPEGLKQGDRLPEPIFTPSTKALEGHDENISFDELVKKIGSELANKLKDISIALYNKASKHAESKGLILADTKFEFGMLDGELVIADEIFTPDNSRFWAMDEYEPGRPQKSFDKQYLRDYLEAVKWDKKPPAPELPEDVVKKTEAKYVEAYERITGRKLD
- the hisB gene encoding imidazoleglycerol-phosphate dehydratase HisB, which translates into the protein MGRIAEVGRKTGETDIVLSLNIDGRGKTDIGTGVGFLDHMLNLFARHGLFDLNVKAAGDLYVDAHHTVEDVGIVLGQALKEALGDKKSIKRYGTVFVPMDESLAMVSIDLGGRPFLVFDAQFTQDKVGDMDTELVEEFFRAVAFNAGLNLHIKVLYGSNNHHMIEAVYKAFGRALDEATKVDERIEGVMSTKGVI
- the hisC gene encoding histidinol-phosphate transaminase; translation: MSKYWSELVKRIEPYVPGEQPKDKKYIKLNTNENPYPPSPKVIESIKRAADESLRLYPDPDCNGLRETIAEYHKLKKEQVFVGNGSDEVLAFAYMAFFNPGKPILFPDITYTFYPVYSDLFNIDYKTVELDEDFSIPEDKFFQDNGGIIISNPKSPTAQCMDISSIKNILNRNTDRVVIIDEAYIDFGGQSAVSMIDEYPNLLVVQTLSKSRSLAGLRIGFALGHRDLIEALDRIKNSFNSYTLDRIALIAATEAFRDEEYFRKTVSKIVNTRERVSKELNSIGFRVTDSKANFIFISHPEIHAGVIFKELRDKGILVRHFKKPRIDNFLRVSIGTDEDMNKVVEALKEIIK